The Candidatus Falkowbacteria bacterium genome includes the window GTTTTCTTTTTTTAAGGGCAGGCTTGTAATCTGGCTCCGGTTATGATAATTTTCTTAATTACCATTAAAAAAACCTTCAATCGATGCAAAACCAAGAAATAGCAAAATACCAATCCATTCTAGAATCAATCGATTCAGCTCAAAACATTCTACTGATAACGCATTTCAATCCTGATGGTGATGGAATCTCGAGCCTCTGTTCAATGATGAATTGGCTGCTCTCAATCGGAAAAATGGCAGAAGGTTATTGCCTGCACCAGCCGCCAGCCATGCTGGGCTATCTTCCCGGAATCGAAAAAATCAAGTTCGGCTCCATCGAGACGCTTGGCCTTGATTTTGAAAAATATGACATTTTCATAGTGCTCGACTGCGGCAGCCTCAGCCGGACCGGAATAGCGGACATGCTTAAGGCCAAGCAGCCGAGACAAAAAATTATAGAAATCGATCATCATCCCAAAATTGACGACTACGCCGACATTGAATTGCGCAGCACCGAGGCGGCCGCTACGGCCGAATTGGTTTACCAATTTTACAAGATCAACCATATCAAAATTACGAAAGATATGGCTATGTGCCTGCTTACGGGCATACTCACCGACACGGCCAATTTTTTCTACCCTTCAACCTCTATCGCAACAGTTTCGATCGCTGCTGACCTGATCCTGCGAGGAGCTCGGCTGCCGCAGATTACCGAAAACACCCTCAGAAACAAAAGTCTCAACGGATTGAAACTCTGGGGGCAGATCATG containing:
- a CDS encoding bifunctional oligoribonuclease/PAP phosphatase NrnA, yielding MQNQEIAKYQSILESIDSAQNILLITHFNPDGDGISSLCSMMNWLLSIGKMAEGYCLHQPPAMLGYLPGIEKIKFGSIETLGLDFEKYDIFIVLDCGSLSRTGIADMLKAKQPRQKIIEIDHHPKIDDYADIELRSTEAAATAELVYQFYKINHIKITKDMAMCLLTGILTDTANFFYPSTSIATVSIAADLILRGARLPQITENTLRNKSLNGLKLWGQIMANIRINPKYDFAVTILPQEEREKSTVPKEELDGISGFLSNLYGVKGILFLQEEADGSIRGNLRTASPLIDISKLARLLGGGGHPKAAGFSIKGRLVDRGGEWQIA